The following proteins are co-located in the Melanotaenia boesemani isolate fMelBoe1 chromosome 5, fMelBoe1.pri, whole genome shotgun sequence genome:
- the LOC121639640 gene encoding C-X-C motif chemokine 11-6-like: MKSAIQCIVLLACVAICTSATILKCRCIKANKAVNPSLIVDVSVYQPSSYCNKQQVIVTLKDNSFRCLDPNSKFTKQVLQRKEMKNAAKMTSSSNTTTVAVTSVATSS; encoded by the exons ATGAAGTCTGCCATCCAGTGTATCGTTCTCCTGGCCTGTGTTGCCATTTGCACCTCAGCAA ctatTTTAAAGTGCCGGTGCATAAAGGCAAACAAAGCAGTAAACCCGTCTCTCATTGTTGATGTCAGCGTGTATCAACCAAGTTCATACTGCAACAAGCAGCAAGTCAT TGTTACACTGAAAGATAACAGCTTCCGGTGTCTTGACCCAAATTCAAAATTTACAAAGCAAGTCCTGCAAAGAAAGGAAAT GAAGAATGCAGCTAAGATGACCTCCAGCTCCAATACAACCACAGTGGCTGTCACATCAGTGGCAACATCATCATAA
- the LOC121640794 gene encoding interleukin-8-like — protein MNPAIQCIFLLACVAICFSASIKFCSCIKTSKGVKPSLIVEVIEYKPRPYCNKQEVIVKLKNSSLWCLDPNSNFTKEILQRAEMNKAAKMPTSIQTTTVATSTSAPTSP, from the exons ATGAATCCTGCAATCCAGTGCATTTTTCTCCTGGCCTGTGTGGCCATTTGCTTCTCAGCAT CTATTAAGTTCTGCAGCTGCATAAAGACAAGCAAGGGAGTAAAGCCCTCTCTTATTGTTGAGGTAATTGAGTATAAACCACGTCCATACTGCAACAAGCAAGAAGTCAT TGTCAAGCTGAAAAATAGCAGCTTATGGTGTCTTGACCCAAATTCAAATTTCACAAAGGAAATCCTGCAAAGAGCAGAAAT GAATAAAGCAGCTAAGATGCCCACCAGCATCCAAACAACCACAGTGGCTACCTCAACATCAGCACCAACATCACCATAG
- the cxcl19 gene encoding C-X-C motif chemokine 19, with product MKLSILLMLGTLVVLIKGMPPINRDYNTHCRCLQVESRIIPPDSLKSIKLIPEGPHCAEKEVIADLVSGEKICLNPRSTWVKKLVQFVLERHLRQQGTPPKNKA from the exons atgaagcTCTCCATCCTGCTGATGCTTGGCACTCTCGTTGTGCTCATTAAAG GCATGCCGCCGATCAACAGGGACTACAACACGCACTGTCGGTGTCTTCAGGTGGAGTCAAGGATCATCCCTCCAGACAGCCTGAAGAGCATCAAACTGATCCCTGAGGGGCCCCACTGTGCGGAAAAAGAAGTCAT AGCCGACTTGGTGAGTGGGGAGAAGATCTGTCTGAACCCTCGGTCCACCTGGGTGAAGAAGCTGGTCCAATTTGTCCTGGAGAGACACTTGCGCCAGCAGGGGACACCTCCCAAGAACAAAGCATAA
- the trmt10b gene encoding tRNA methyltransferase 10 homolog B, with the protein MEHFPSEISETQLYGVSELMDLLHIDVETDVVDGRPERDDALCSKNVLRKQRHWERQLAAKKIKRKEEKQRRKLNREQESGACTDHPQVTKRVMKAITKERLVEAQSTGLKLCIDLSMTDCMSDKEISRLAGQLRRLYGSNKKATRPFHLHLTDLREDSRLYKECIRMNDGFLNYMVEITEESCLDLFPPETVVYLTPDAEEALETVDADKVYVLGGLVDESIQKKLSLNRARELSVHTARLPIDEYMVKKNNVKNFHSKILAVNQVFDILLTFSETGSWIQALQTWFPLGKGYVVSSNDSPPLHASSQMHQEN; encoded by the exons ATGGAACATTTTCCATCAGAAATAAGTGAAACACAGCTATATGGAGTTTCGGAGCTGATGGATTTGCTTCACATAGATGTAGAAACTGATGTAGTGGACGGCAGACCAGAGAGAGATGATGCACTGTGTTCA AAGAATGTGCTCAGGAAGCAGCGACACTGGGAGAGGCAGCTGGCTGCAAAGAAGATcaagaggaaagaagagaagcagagaagaaagcTCAATCGGGAGCAGGAGTCTG gTGCTTGCACAGACCATCCTCAGGTTACCAAACGGGTCATGAAGGCAATCACCAAAGAGCGTTTAGTTGAGGCTCAGTCCACGGGGCTCAAACTCTGCATTGACCTCAGTATGACAGATTGCATGTCTGACAAG GAGATAAGCCGACTGGCTGGCCAATTAAGGCGGCTGTACGGGTCTAATAAGAAGGCGACTCGGCCGTTTCACCTCCACCTGACAGACCTGAGAGAGGACAGCCGCCTCTACAAGGAGTGTATACGCATGAATGATGGCTTCCTCAACtacatg GTGGAGATAACAGAAGAAAGCTGTTTAGATCTATTCCCTCCAGAAACTGTTGTCTACCTCACTCCAGATGCAGAAGAAG ctcTGGAGACAGTGGATGCTGACAAGGTGTATGTCCTTGGTGGTCTTGTGGATGAAAGCATCCAGAAG AAGTTGAGCCTCAACAGAGCGAGAGAACTGAGCGTCCACACAGCCAGGCTGCCCATAGACGAGTACatggtaaagaaaaacaatgtaaagaATTTCCACTCAAAGATCCTGGCTGTTAATCAAG tgtTTGACATCTTGTTGACTTTTTCTGAGACTGGCAGCTGGATACAAGCTCTGCAGACATGGTTCCCTCTGGGAAAAGGCTACGTAGTCTCCTCTAATGATTCACCACCACTTCATGCTTCATCACAGATGCATCAAGAAAATTAA